In a genomic window of Scyliorhinus torazame isolate Kashiwa2021f chromosome 5, sScyTor2.1, whole genome shotgun sequence:
- the LOC140418608 gene encoding uncharacterized protein — protein sequence MFHVWTMLQLIVKPGETQGHPLMEKLWKCKDCGKGFLFPSALETHRRIHTGERPFTCSVCGKGFSDSSTLRKHQHVHTKKRPFTCSECGKGFRDSSHLLTHQRVHTGERPFTCSECGKGFRNSSHLQTHQRVHTGERPFTCSACGKGFSQSCNLIVHQRVHTGERPFTCPECGKGFSDPSALQRHQLVHTGEKPFTCSVCGKGFTQLSNLLRHRQVHK from the coding sequence ATGTTCCATGTGTGGACAATGCTGCAACTGAttgtcaaacctggagagacacaaggacacccactgatggagaaactgtggaaatgtaaggactgtgggaagggatttctgTTCCCGTCTGCTCTTGAAacccatcgacgcattcacactggagagagaccgtttacctgctctgtctgtggaaagggattcagtgattcatccaccctgcgaaaACATCAGCATGTGCACACCaagaagaggccgttcacctgctctgagtgtgggaagggattcagggattCATCacacttgctgacacaccagcgggttcacactggggagaggccattcacctgctctgagtgtgggaagggattcaggaatTCAtcacacctgcagacacaccagcgagttcacaccggggagaggccattcacctgctctgcatgtgggaagggattcagtcagtcttgCAACCTGATTGTTCACCAAcgcgttcacaccggggagaggccattcacctgccccgaatgtgggaagggattcagcgatCCATCTGCCCTAcagagacaccaacttgttcacactggggagaagccattcacctgctcagtgtgtgggaagggattcactcaattatccaacctgctgagacaccggcaagttcacaagtga